The Streptomyces luteogriseus genome includes a window with the following:
- a CDS encoding TetR/AcrR family transcriptional regulator, with protein MAGGRRQAPPREDVLAAAMEMIAERGLEKLTMAALGREVGMSSGHLLYYFGSKDELLLRTLEWSEGRLGAERGRLLTRTAPALERLDAYVDLYVPDGHRDPHWTLWLEVWNRSQNADADARDRQAAIEGAWHRDLVALLAEGISRGEFRRVDPDRFAARLRALLDGFSIHVAIGLRGTDRAQILRHVHEFLADSLLADA; from the coding sequence ATGGCCGGTGGGCGACGGCAGGCCCCGCCCCGCGAGGACGTCCTCGCCGCGGCCATGGAGATGATCGCCGAGCGCGGCCTGGAGAAGCTCACCATGGCCGCGCTCGGCCGCGAGGTCGGCATGAGCAGCGGCCATCTGCTCTACTACTTCGGCTCCAAGGACGAACTGCTGCTGCGCACCCTGGAGTGGAGCGAGGGCCGCCTCGGCGCCGAGCGCGGCCGGCTGCTGACCCGGACCGCGCCCGCCCTCGAACGCCTCGACGCCTACGTCGACCTGTACGTCCCCGACGGCCACCGCGACCCGCACTGGACGCTGTGGCTGGAGGTCTGGAACCGCTCGCAGAACGCCGACGCCGACGCCCGCGACCGGCAGGCCGCCATCGAGGGCGCCTGGCACCGCGACCTGGTCGCCCTGCTCGCCGAGGGCATCTCGCGGGGCGAGTTCCGGCGCGTCGACCCGGACCGGTTCGCCGCCCGCCTGCGCGCGCTGCTCGACGGTTTCTCGATCCATGTGGCGATCGGCCTGCGCGGCACCGACCGGGCCCAGATCTTGCGCCACGTGCACGAGTTCCTCGCCGACAGCCTGCTCGCGGACGCCTGA
- a CDS encoding SLATT domain-containing protein, which yields MTVSELTELDRSRTRADLLWELFRHAEAEVTSAIGWYLARRRGPSLWSRSLRALATLLGIVGTITPLVHAASPTTVQPEWGFVFLAGGAGCVLFDRIFGFSASWTRYIRAELALQHILKKAQSDWAQAFLRTTDSPSDKEQATLLGVIERLRTDAQRIIEDEGTAWVGYLADGVEELTRSTATATGQRSHTAGLFRLDRTPGRDRGGEVPVPRSRDTAM from the coding sequence ATGACGGTGTCCGAACTGACCGAGCTGGACCGCTCGCGCACGCGGGCCGATCTGCTGTGGGAGCTGTTCCGGCATGCCGAGGCGGAGGTGACGTCGGCGATCGGCTGGTATCTGGCCCGGCGACGGGGGCCGTCGCTGTGGTCGCGTTCGCTGCGGGCGCTCGCCACGCTGCTGGGCATCGTCGGCACGATCACGCCACTGGTGCACGCGGCCTCGCCCACGACGGTGCAGCCCGAATGGGGTTTCGTGTTCCTGGCCGGCGGGGCGGGGTGCGTCCTCTTCGACCGGATCTTCGGGTTCTCGGCGTCCTGGACCCGCTACATCCGTGCGGAACTGGCGTTGCAGCACATCCTCAAGAAGGCGCAGTCCGACTGGGCGCAGGCGTTCCTGAGGACCACCGACTCCCCCAGCGACAAGGAGCAGGCCACATTGCTCGGGGTGATCGAGCGGCTGCGGACCGACGCGCAGCGGATCATCGAGGACGAGGGCACGGCGTGGGTCGGCTACCTGGCCGACGGCGTCGAGGAACTGACCCGCTCCACCGCCACCGCCACCGGCCAGCGCTCCCACACCGCGGGCCTCTTCCGGCTCGACCGGACCCCCGGCCGCGACCGGGGCGGCGAGGTCCCGGTGCCGCGGTCCAGGGACACGGCGATGTGA
- a CDS encoding cytosine permease codes for MPIEQRGVDTIPEEERTSGPRDLVSILLGSNLCLGVIVFGWLPPSFGLDWWSSVSAVLAGTVVGVLFTAPLALVSLRTGTNLSTSSGAQFGVRGRLVGSVVGLLLALGYTALTVWIGGDVMVGVLGRLAGLPQGGVAYGVVYGLLAAATVAGAVYGYRVLLAMSRVLAFGMTALLALGVIAYAPGFTTAALPEAGGYLLGGFWPTWLLAAVAAGLSGPVAFITLLGDYTRYISPARHSSRRVLHATWLGLMLGLLVPQLFGTFTAYAAGAALDYAGPLVDAAPSWYLVPLLLAASAGSVGNAGLMLYSMGLDLDAILPRASRARATYVVAAVATACVFAGHYYSTAQDAMTSFVLLLTAVGTPWAVITLIGFARCGGVYDADALQVFNRRARGGVYWYRAGWNVPAALSWAAGATVGVLAVSLPSYEGPLLAMTGGVDCSFLLSGVVGGVAYALTAPGSPAEEPGAGEATPASRPVDSRPAS; via the coding sequence ATGCCGATCGAACAGCGCGGAGTCGACACCATCCCCGAGGAGGAGCGCACCAGCGGGCCGCGCGACCTCGTGTCGATCCTGCTCGGCTCCAACCTCTGCCTGGGCGTGATCGTCTTCGGCTGGCTGCCGCCGTCCTTCGGCCTCGACTGGTGGTCGTCGGTGAGCGCGGTGCTCGCGGGCACGGTGGTGGGCGTGCTGTTCACGGCCCCACTGGCACTGGTCTCGCTGCGCACCGGCACCAATCTGTCGACCTCCTCCGGCGCCCAGTTCGGGGTCCGCGGGCGGTTGGTCGGCTCGGTGGTCGGGCTGCTGCTGGCCCTCGGCTACACCGCGCTGACCGTATGGATCGGCGGAGACGTGATGGTCGGCGTCCTGGGCCGGCTGGCCGGACTGCCGCAGGGCGGGGTGGCGTACGGCGTCGTCTACGGGCTGCTCGCCGCGGCCACCGTCGCCGGTGCGGTGTACGGCTACCGGGTGCTGCTCGCGATGTCACGGGTGCTGGCGTTCGGCATGACGGCCCTGCTGGCGCTGGGCGTGATCGCCTACGCCCCGGGCTTCACCACCGCGGCGCTGCCGGAGGCGGGCGGCTATCTGCTGGGCGGGTTCTGGCCGACCTGGCTGCTCGCGGCCGTGGCCGCCGGGCTGTCCGGGCCGGTCGCGTTCATCACGCTGCTCGGCGACTACACCCGCTACATCTCCCCGGCCCGCCACTCCTCCCGCCGGGTGCTGCACGCGACCTGGCTGGGGCTGATGCTGGGCCTGCTGGTGCCGCAGCTCTTCGGCACGTTCACGGCGTACGCCGCCGGGGCGGCCCTGGACTACGCGGGCCCGCTGGTCGACGCGGCCCCGTCCTGGTACCTCGTGCCGTTGCTCCTGGCGGCCTCGGCCGGTTCGGTCGGCAACGCGGGGCTGATGCTGTACTCGATGGGCCTCGACCTGGACGCGATCCTGCCGCGCGCCTCCCGGGCCCGGGCGACGTACGTGGTCGCGGCCGTCGCCACGGCCTGTGTCTTCGCCGGGCACTACTACTCGACCGCGCAGGACGCGATGACGTCCTTCGTGCTGCTCCTGACCGCCGTCGGCACGCCGTGGGCGGTCATCACCCTCATCGGCTTCGCCCGCTGCGGCGGGGTCTACGACGCGGACGCCCTCCAGGTCTTCAACCGCCGTGCCCGGGGCGGCGTCTACTGGTACCGCGCCGGCTGGAACGTCCCGGCGGCGCTCTCGTGGGCGGCCGGGGCGACAGTGGGTGTCCTCGCGGTGTCCCTGCCGTCGTACGAGGGGCCGCTGCTGGCGATGACCGGCGGGGTGGACTGCAGTTTCCTGCTGTCGGGGGTGGTCGGAGGGGTGGCGTACGCGCTGACGGCCCCGGGCTCACCCGCAGAGGAGCCCGGGGCCGGTGAGGCGACGCCCGCTTCTCGCCCGGTCGATTCGCGCCCAGCTTCTTGA
- the cimA gene encoding citramalate synthase, producing the protein MTDTSELDDSFHVFDTTLRDGAQREGINLTVADKLAIARHLDDFGVGFIEGGWPGANPRDTEFFARAQQEIDFRHAQLVAFGSTRRAGTTAAEDPQVRALLEAGAPVITLVAKSHDRHVELALRTTLDENLAMVRDTVSYLKEQGRRVFIDCEHFFDGYRANPEYAKAVVRTASEAGADVVVLCDTNGGMLPAQIQAVVSTVLADTGARLGIHAQDDTGCAVANTLAAVDAGATHVQCTANGYGERVGNANLFPVVAALELKYGKKVLPEGHLREMTRISHAIAEVVNLTPSTHQPYVGLSAFAHKAGLHASAIKVDPDLYQHIDPEQVGNTMRMLVSDMAGRASIELKGKELGIDLGGDRELVGRVVERVKERELEGYTYEAADASFELLLRAEVQGVPLRYFEVESWRAIVEDRPDGSHANEATVKLWAKGERIVATAEGNGPVNALDRSLRVGLEKIYPQLAKLELVDYKVRILEGKHGTNSTTRVLISTSDGTGEWSTVGVAENVIAASWQALEDAYTYGLLRAGVAPAE; encoded by the coding sequence ATGACCGACACCAGCGAGCTCGACGATTCGTTCCACGTCTTCGACACCACCCTGCGCGACGGCGCCCAGCGGGAGGGCATCAACCTCACCGTCGCCGACAAGCTGGCCATCGCACGGCACCTGGACGACTTCGGCGTGGGCTTCATCGAGGGCGGCTGGCCGGGCGCCAACCCCCGGGACACCGAGTTCTTCGCCCGCGCCCAGCAGGAGATCGACTTCCGGCACGCCCAGCTCGTCGCGTTCGGCTCCACCCGCCGCGCCGGCACCACCGCCGCCGAGGACCCGCAGGTCAGGGCGCTCCTGGAAGCCGGCGCACCGGTGATCACGCTGGTCGCCAAGTCGCACGACCGCCATGTCGAACTCGCGCTGCGCACCACCCTGGACGAGAACCTGGCGATGGTCCGCGACACCGTGTCCTACCTCAAGGAGCAGGGCCGCCGCGTCTTCATCGACTGCGAGCACTTCTTCGACGGCTACCGCGCCAACCCCGAGTACGCCAAGGCGGTCGTCCGTACCGCGTCGGAGGCCGGCGCGGACGTCGTCGTCCTGTGCGACACCAACGGCGGCATGCTCCCGGCCCAGATCCAGGCCGTCGTCTCCACGGTCCTCGCCGACACCGGCGCCCGGCTCGGCATCCACGCCCAGGACGACACGGGCTGCGCGGTCGCCAACACCCTGGCCGCCGTCGACGCGGGCGCGACCCACGTGCAGTGCACGGCCAACGGCTACGGCGAACGCGTCGGCAACGCCAACCTGTTCCCGGTCGTGGCGGCACTGGAGCTGAAGTACGGCAAGAAGGTCCTGCCCGAGGGGCACCTGCGCGAGATGACCCGCATCTCGCACGCGATCGCCGAGGTCGTCAACCTCACCCCCTCCACGCACCAGCCCTACGTCGGGCTCTCGGCCTTCGCCCACAAGGCCGGACTGCACGCCTCGGCGATCAAGGTCGACCCGGACCTCTACCAGCACATCGACCCCGAGCAGGTCGGCAACACCATGCGCATGCTGGTCTCCGACATGGCCGGACGCGCCTCCATCGAGCTCAAGGGCAAGGAACTCGGCATCGACCTCGGTGGCGACCGCGAACTGGTCGGCCGGGTGGTCGAGCGGGTGAAGGAGCGCGAGCTCGAGGGCTACACGTACGAGGCGGCCGACGCGAGCTTCGAACTGCTCCTGCGCGCCGAGGTGCAGGGCGTGCCGCTGCGCTACTTCGAGGTCGAGTCCTGGCGCGCCATCGTCGAGGACCGGCCCGACGGCTCCCACGCCAACGAGGCCACGGTCAAGCTGTGGGCCAAGGGCGAGCGCATCGTCGCAACCGCCGAGGGCAACGGCCCGGTCAACGCCCTGGACCGGTCCCTGCGCGTGGGCCTGGAGAAGATCTACCCGCAGCTCGCCAAGCTGGAGCTGGTGGACTACAAGGTCCGCATCCTGGAGGGCAAGCACGGCACCAACTCCACGACCCGCGTACTGATCTCCACCTCCGACGGCACGGGCGAGTGGTCGACGGTCGGCGTCGCCGAGAACGTCATCGCCGCGAGCTGGCAGGCTCTGGAGGACGCGTACACCTACGGGCTGCTGCGCGCGGGGGTCGCTCCGGCGGAGTAG
- a CDS encoding Cmx/CmrA family chloramphenicol efflux MFS transporter, with protein MPFALLLLGLAVFAQGTSEFMLSGLVPDIARDLGVSVPAAGALTSAFAAGMVVGAPLVAGLARRWPRRGALLAFLVVFLAVHVVGALTGSFAVLLATRVVGAFANAGFLAVALVAAVDMVPGDAKGRATSTLLGGVTLACVAGVPAGAVLGELWGWRAAFWAVALLSVPALVAVASSVPGGAAGGPPPALRGELRSLRDPRLLVTLLLGALVNGATFCTFTYLAPLVTEVSGLGDAWIPGVLALFGAGAFAGVTVAGRLADRRPGPVLSGGGLALGVGWCALALGAGQPVPVLALVFAQGALSFGVGSTLITRALYAAQGAPTLAGGFATAAFNVGAAVGPWAGGAVIDAGFGYRAPVWVSAGLVAMAPAVAATTLRRRERAAGTKTPLRR; from the coding sequence ATGCCGTTCGCTCTTCTTCTGCTGGGCCTTGCCGTGTTCGCGCAAGGCACGTCCGAGTTCATGCTGTCCGGGCTGGTGCCGGACATCGCACGGGATCTGGGGGTGTCCGTCCCTGCGGCGGGCGCCCTGACCTCGGCCTTCGCGGCCGGGATGGTCGTCGGGGCGCCGCTCGTGGCGGGGCTCGCGCGGCGCTGGCCCAGGCGGGGCGCGCTGCTGGCGTTCCTCGTCGTCTTTCTCGCCGTCCATGTCGTCGGCGCGCTCACCGGCAGCTTCGCCGTCCTGCTCGCCACCCGGGTGGTGGGGGCGTTCGCCAACGCCGGGTTCCTCGCGGTCGCCCTGGTCGCCGCCGTGGACATGGTCCCGGGCGACGCGAAGGGGCGGGCGACGTCCACGCTGCTGGGCGGGGTGACACTGGCGTGTGTGGCCGGGGTGCCGGCCGGGGCCGTGCTGGGCGAACTGTGGGGCTGGCGTGCGGCGTTCTGGGCCGTGGCGCTGCTGTCGGTGCCCGCGCTGGTCGCGGTGGCGTCTTCCGTGCCGGGCGGTGCGGCCGGGGGTCCGCCGCCCGCGCTGCGCGGTGAACTGCGGTCGCTGCGTGACCCCCGGCTGCTCGTCACCCTTCTGCTGGGCGCTCTGGTGAACGGCGCGACGTTCTGCACCTTCACCTATCTCGCGCCACTGGTCACCGAGGTGTCCGGGCTGGGCGACGCCTGGATCCCGGGGGTCCTGGCCCTGTTCGGGGCCGGAGCCTTCGCGGGGGTGACCGTCGCCGGACGCCTCGCCGACCGGCGTCCCGGACCGGTGCTCTCCGGCGGGGGCCTCGCGCTGGGGGTGGGCTGGTGCGCCCTCGCCCTCGGTGCCGGGCAGCCGGTCCCGGTACTCGCGCTCGTCTTCGCCCAGGGTGCCCTGTCCTTCGGCGTCGGCTCCACGCTGATCACCCGGGCGCTGTACGCGGCGCAGGGCGCGCCGACCCTGGCCGGCGGTTTCGCGACGGCGGCTTTCAACGTGGGTGCGGCGGTGGGCCCTTGGGCCGGAGGCGCGGTGATCGACGCGGGGTTCGGATACCGGGCACCGGTGTGGGTCAGCGCGGGCCTGGTGGCCATGGCGCCGGCGGTCGCCGCGACGACGCTGCGGCGACGGGAGCGGGCCGCGGGGACGAAGACGCCGCTACGGCGCTGA
- a CDS encoding agmatine deiminase family protein — protein sequence MSAAADGFRMPAEWVPHERTWMAWPGPNETFDDPGELAAARVAWAAVARAVRRFEPVTVVCGPGSSAEARALLGEGVDTVERDLNDAWMRDIGPTFLTNGSGELAAVDWTFNGWGAQEWARWEHDAEVAAHVAELAGARTYASKLVNEGGAIHVDGEGTVLLTETVQLGPERNPGWSREQVEAEIHAQLGTRKAIWLPRGLTGDYPPHGFGTLGHVDIVAAFARPGVVVAHSQPDPAHPDHEVTREVIGLLRSQTDARGRRLEVVEVPAPTVLEADGHWADYSYINHYLCNGGVVLCGFDDPRDEIAAGIFRRLFPERTVTLVDARTIFAGGGGIHCITQQQPRT from the coding sequence ATGTCCGCAGCCGCCGACGGCTTCCGCATGCCCGCCGAGTGGGTTCCGCACGAGCGGACCTGGATGGCCTGGCCGGGCCCGAACGAGACCTTCGACGACCCCGGGGAGCTGGCCGCCGCCCGGGTCGCCTGGGCCGCGGTCGCCCGGGCCGTGCGCCGCTTCGAGCCGGTGACGGTGGTGTGCGGCCCGGGCAGCTCGGCCGAGGCACGTGCGCTGCTGGGCGAGGGCGTCGACACGGTCGAGAGGGACCTGAACGATGCCTGGATGCGTGACATCGGCCCCACCTTCCTGACCAACGGCAGCGGTGAACTGGCCGCCGTCGACTGGACGTTCAACGGCTGGGGCGCGCAGGAGTGGGCCCGCTGGGAGCACGACGCCGAGGTCGCCGCGCACGTCGCCGAGCTCGCCGGGGCACGGACGTACGCCTCGAAGCTCGTCAACGAGGGCGGGGCGATCCATGTCGACGGGGAGGGCACGGTCCTGCTGACCGAGACCGTCCAGCTCGGCCCGGAGCGCAACCCGGGCTGGTCCCGCGAGCAGGTCGAGGCCGAGATCCACGCCCAGCTCGGCACCCGCAAGGCGATCTGGCTGCCGCGCGGCCTGACCGGCGACTACCCTCCCCACGGCTTCGGCACCCTCGGCCACGTCGACATCGTCGCGGCCTTCGCCCGCCCGGGCGTCGTCGTGGCCCACTCCCAGCCGGACCCCGCCCACCCCGACCACGAGGTGACGAGGGAGGTCATCGGCCTGCTGCGGTCGCAGACGGACGCGCGCGGACGGCGCCTGGAGGTCGTCGAGGTCCCAGCCCCGACCGTCCTGGAGGCCGACGGCCACTGGGCCGACTACTCCTACATCAACCACTACCTCTGCAACGGCGGCGTGGTCCTGTGCGGCTTCGACGACCCGCGTGACGAGATCGCCGCCGGCATCTTCCGCCGCCTGTTCCCCGAGCGCACCGTCACCCTGGTGGACGCCCGTACGATCTTCGCGGGCGGTGGCGGCATCCACTGCATCACGCAGCAGCAACCGAGGACCTAG
- a CDS encoding TolB family protein, translating to MTSTRRATSGTLGVALAVALAAVAALPATAAPVPAPRTEKASVAPDGTDGNAPSGGPSLSADGRSVAFVSSADNLVAGDTDGTADAFVRDLRTGTTRMAGRTVDGSVDDVALSGNGRYLAFSATAAADGLSHIWVEDLGTGALQRVEDTVDSGYDTGRRPAISADGRYVAFIAERSGFSEGDDRWGRVYRVDRTSGTAVRISQVPAAGDRKTAATNPSISADGKRVGYQSFVPHPASGDWSDAWVRDVPSGELIQADLAPDGRKSDGQTEFPQVSADGRYAVFNSLDSQLSAGDTNQGHNVFVRDLKTGELRRIDAADPAAFTAHPRLSADSRHLAFVSADPGDTNRTTRAYVRDLSTGRTVLASPDAAGGPNDQSVSAPVIDRKGRTVAFGSSAPDLVPGDTYDTSHVYVRHLR from the coding sequence ATGACCAGCACCAGGAGGGCCACGTCCGGCACGCTCGGCGTCGCCCTGGCCGTCGCGCTCGCCGCCGTCGCCGCACTGCCCGCGACGGCGGCGCCCGTACCCGCGCCGCGGACCGAGAAGGCGAGCGTGGCCCCGGACGGCACCGACGGCAACGCGCCCTCCGGCGGGCCGAGCCTGAGCGCCGACGGCCGCTCCGTCGCCTTCGTCTCCAGCGCCGACAACCTCGTCGCCGGTGACACCGACGGCACCGCCGACGCCTTCGTCCGCGACCTGAGGACCGGCACGACCAGGATGGCCGGCCGCACGGTGGACGGCTCCGTCGATGACGTCGCGCTGAGCGGCAACGGCCGGTACCTGGCCTTCAGCGCCACGGCCGCGGCCGACGGCCTGAGCCACATCTGGGTCGAGGACCTCGGAACCGGCGCCCTGCAGCGCGTCGAGGACACCGTCGACTCCGGCTACGACACCGGCCGCCGGCCCGCCATCAGCGCCGACGGCCGCTACGTCGCCTTCATCGCGGAGCGCTCCGGCTTCTCGGAGGGGGACGACCGCTGGGGTCGCGTCTACCGCGTCGACCGCACCAGCGGCACGGCCGTCCGCATCAGCCAGGTGCCCGCCGCCGGCGACCGCAAGACCGCCGCCACCAACCCGTCCATCAGCGCCGACGGCAAGCGCGTCGGCTACCAGTCCTTCGTGCCGCACCCCGCCTCGGGCGACTGGAGCGACGCCTGGGTGCGTGACGTCCCGAGCGGCGAGCTGATCCAGGCCGACCTGGCCCCGGACGGCCGGAAGTCCGACGGGCAGACCGAGTTCCCACAGGTCAGCGCGGACGGCCGGTACGCGGTCTTCAACTCCCTCGACTCACAGCTCAGCGCGGGCGACACCAATCAGGGCCACAACGTCTTCGTCCGCGACCTGAAGACGGGCGAGCTGCGCCGGATCGACGCCGCCGACCCGGCCGCCTTCACCGCCCATCCGCGGCTCAGCGCCGACAGCCGGCACCTGGCCTTCGTGTCCGCCGACCCGGGCGACACGAACCGTACGACCCGCGCGTACGTCCGCGATCTGAGCACCGGGCGCACGGTCCTCGCCAGCCCCGACGCCGCGGGCGGCCCGAACGACCAGAGCGTGTCCGCCCCGGTGATCGACCGCAAGGGCCGCACCGTCGCCTTCGGCAGTTCCGCACCCGACCTCGTGCCCGGCGACACCTACGACACCTCGCACGTCTACGTCCGTCACCTGAGGTGA
- a CDS encoding urease subunit alpha — protein MSRPGGHPAEARRLTPYEYAATHGPRAGDRIRLGDSGLVVKVESDSQRRGDEFLAGFGKTARDGLHLKAAAVRETCDVVVSNVVVIDAVQGVRKVSIGIREGRICSIGRAGNPDTLDGVDVVVGTGTSIVSGEGLIATAGAVDTHVHLLSPRIMEASLASGVTTVIGQEFGPVWGVGVNSPWALRHAFGAFDAWPVNIGFLGRGSSSHEAPLVEALAEGGASGFKVHEDMGAHTRALDTALRVAEEHDVQVALHSDGLNECLSVEDTLRVLEGRTIHAFHIEGCGGGHVPNVLKMAGVPNVIGSSTNPTLPFGRDAVAEHYGMIVSVHDLKTDLPGDAAMARDRIRSGTMGAEDVLHDLGAIGITSSDAQGMGRAGETVRRTFAMAGKMKAEFGAPDEEHDNERVLRYLAKLTINPALAHGLSHEVGSIETGKLADIVLWRPEYFGAKPQLVLKAGFPAYGVVGDPNAATDTCEPLVLGPQFGAHGATPAEISVAFVARAALDQGHDTMPTRRRRVAVRGTRGIGPADLRLNSRTGAVDVDQRTGLVTLDGEPLRSGPAESVSLNRLYFL, from the coding sequence ATGAGCCGCCCAGGAGGCCACCCCGCCGAGGCGCGCCGCCTCACCCCGTACGAGTACGCCGCCACGCACGGCCCCCGCGCCGGTGACCGCATCCGTCTCGGTGACTCGGGTCTTGTCGTCAAGGTCGAGTCCGACTCCCAGCGCCGGGGTGACGAGTTCCTCGCCGGGTTCGGCAAGACCGCCCGCGACGGGCTGCACCTCAAGGCGGCAGCGGTCCGGGAGACCTGTGACGTCGTGGTCAGCAACGTCGTGGTGATCGACGCCGTGCAGGGCGTCCGGAAGGTGTCCATCGGCATCCGCGAGGGCCGGATCTGCTCGATCGGGCGGGCCGGCAACCCCGACACCCTCGACGGGGTCGACGTCGTCGTCGGCACGGGCACCTCGATCGTCTCCGGCGAGGGCCTGATCGCCACCGCCGGGGCCGTCGACACCCACGTCCACCTGCTGTCGCCGCGCATCATGGAGGCCTCGCTCGCCTCCGGCGTCACCACGGTCATCGGGCAGGAGTTCGGGCCGGTGTGGGGCGTCGGCGTCAACTCGCCCTGGGCGCTGCGGCACGCCTTCGGCGCCTTCGACGCCTGGCCGGTCAACATCGGCTTCCTGGGCCGTGGTTCGTCGTCCCACGAGGCGCCCCTGGTCGAGGCCCTCGCCGAGGGTGGCGCCTCCGGCTTCAAGGTGCACGAGGACATGGGCGCCCACACCCGCGCCCTGGACACCGCCCTGCGGGTCGCCGAGGAGCACGACGTCCAGGTCGCCCTGCACAGCGACGGGCTGAACGAGTGCCTGTCGGTGGAGGACACCCTGCGCGTGCTGGAGGGCCGGACCATCCACGCCTTCCACATCGAGGGCTGCGGCGGCGGGCACGTTCCCAACGTTCTGAAGATGGCGGGCGTGCCGAACGTCATCGGCTCCTCCACCAACCCGACCCTGCCCTTCGGCCGGGACGCCGTCGCCGAGCACTACGGCATGATCGTCTCGGTCCACGACCTCAAGACCGACCTGCCCGGGGACGCCGCCATGGCCCGCGACCGCATCCGGTCCGGCACCATGGGCGCCGAGGACGTCCTGCACGACCTGGGCGCCATCGGCATCACCTCGTCGGACGCGCAGGGCATGGGACGCGCGGGCGAGACGGTCCGTCGGACGTTCGCCATGGCCGGGAAGATGAAGGCCGAGTTCGGTGCCCCCGACGAGGAGCACGACAACGAGCGCGTCCTGCGCTACCTGGCCAAGCTGACCATCAACCCGGCCCTCGCACACGGGCTGTCCCACGAGGTCGGGTCCATCGAGACCGGCAAGCTCGCCGACATCGTGCTGTGGCGGCCCGAGTACTTCGGCGCCAAGCCGCAGCTGGTGCTGAAGGCCGGCTTCCCGGCGTACGGCGTGGTCGGCGACCCGAACGCGGCGACCGACACCTGCGAACCGCTCGTCCTCGGACCGCAGTTCGGCGCGCACGGGGCGACACCGGCCGAGATATCGGTGGCGTTCGTCGCGCGGGCCGCGCTCGACCAGGGGCACGACACCATGCCGACCCGGCGCCGCAGGGTCGCCGTGCGCGGCACCCGCGGCATCGGCCCGGCCGACCTGCGCCTCAACTCCCGTACCGGAGCGGTCGACGTCGACCAGCGCACCGGTCTGGTCACCCTCGACGGCGAGCCGCTGCGCTCCGGACCCGCCGAGTCCGTCTCCCTCAACCGTCTCTACTTCCTCTGA
- the ureA gene encoding urease subunit gamma, which translates to MRLTPTERDRLLLFGAAELARARRARGLRLNVPEATALIADTVCEAARDGARLTEAIERARAVLGPDDVLPGVADVVTEVHVEAVFDDGSRLAVVSDPVGGGSGPDAPGALLPGPQDAESEPAERLTVTNTATVPVSVTSHFHFFEANPRLDFDRGRAYGMRLAVPAGSSVRFGPGESAGVGLVPIGGERIAIGFAGLVDGPLDAPGAKEEALRRAAACGYLGVPEAATDQEVER; encoded by the coding sequence ATGCGGCTGACCCCGACCGAACGCGACCGGCTGCTGCTCTTCGGCGCCGCCGAGCTGGCCCGGGCCCGCAGGGCCAGGGGACTGAGGCTCAACGTCCCCGAGGCGACCGCGCTCATCGCCGACACGGTGTGCGAGGCCGCCCGGGACGGCGCCCGGCTCACCGAGGCGATCGAGCGGGCGCGGGCGGTGCTCGGACCGGACGACGTGCTGCCCGGTGTCGCCGACGTCGTCACCGAGGTGCACGTCGAGGCCGTCTTCGACGACGGCTCGCGACTCGCGGTCGTCTCCGACCCCGTCGGCGGCGGCTCGGGGCCGGACGCCCCGGGCGCACTGCTGCCCGGGCCGCAGGATGCCGAGTCCGAGCCGGCCGAGCGGCTCACGGTCACCAACACCGCGACCGTGCCCGTGTCGGTGACCTCCCACTTCCACTTCTTCGAGGCCAATCCGCGGCTCGACTTCGACCGCGGCCGGGCCTACGGCATGCGGCTGGCCGTGCCCGCGGGGTCGTCCGTGCGGTTCGGGCCGGGGGAGAGCGCCGGGGTCGGGCTGGTGCCCATCGGGGGCGAGCGGATCGCCATCGGGTTCGCCGGGCTCGTCGACGGGCCGCTGGACGCGCCGGGCGCCAAGGAGGAGGCCCTGAGGCGGGCCGCCGCCTGCGGCTACCTCGGCGTACCGGAAGCAGCGACTGATCAGGAGGTCGAGCGATGA